The following proteins are encoded in a genomic region of Streptomyces collinus Tu 365:
- a CDS encoding chorismate mutase has translation MTISNTGTGDVDPAVRLELERLRDSIDNIDAAVVHMLAERFKCTQQVGRLKAVHQLPPADPARESRQIERLRRLAESAKLDPAFAEKFLNFIIAEVIRHHESIAEDTANGQPDTTG, from the coding sequence ATGACCATCAGCAACACCGGAACCGGTGACGTCGACCCCGCGGTCCGCCTGGAACTCGAACGACTGCGCGACAGCATCGACAACATCGACGCGGCCGTCGTCCACATGCTCGCCGAGCGCTTCAAGTGCACCCAGCAGGTCGGCCGGCTCAAGGCGGTGCACCAGCTGCCCCCCGCCGACCCGGCCCGCGAGTCGCGCCAGATCGAGCGGCTGCGCCGCCTCGCCGAGAGCGCCAAGCTCGATCCGGCGTTCGCCGAGAAGTTCCTCAACTTCATCATCGCCGAGGTGATCCGGCACCACGAGTCCATCGCCGAGGACACCGCCAACGGGCAGCCCGACACCACCGGCTGA
- a CDS encoding SDR family oxidoreductase yields the protein MTGICAGRVVVVTGAGRGLGRAHALAFAAEGARVVVNDLGVGPDGTPGPDSPAAAVAAEIRRAGGEAVAHGGDVATAEGAASLIRTAVETYGRLDTLVNNAGFLRDRMLVNLDEDDWDAVLRVHLKGHFLPLRHAAAHWRAEAGAGRPPVARIVNTSSGAGLLGSVGQGNYSAAKAGIVGLTLVAAAELARYGVQVNAVAPAARTRMTERVFAAAMAAPDTGFDAMAPENVSPLVVWLGSAGSAGVTGRVFGAEGGRITVMEGWRPGPSADTGARRTPAEAGDTALKLVARAEPPGAVYGARE from the coding sequence ATGACCGGAATCTGCGCGGGACGCGTCGTCGTCGTCACCGGCGCCGGACGGGGGCTGGGCCGGGCGCACGCCCTCGCCTTCGCCGCCGAGGGCGCCCGGGTCGTCGTCAACGACCTCGGCGTCGGGCCGGACGGGACCCCCGGCCCCGACAGCCCGGCGGCGGCCGTCGCCGCGGAGATCCGGCGGGCGGGCGGCGAGGCCGTCGCGCACGGCGGGGACGTGGCGACGGCCGAGGGGGCCGCCTCCTTGATCAGGACCGCCGTCGAGACGTACGGCCGGCTCGACACCCTCGTCAACAACGCGGGCTTCCTGCGCGACCGCATGCTCGTCAACCTCGACGAGGACGACTGGGACGCCGTGCTCCGCGTGCACCTCAAGGGGCACTTCCTGCCTCTCCGGCACGCCGCCGCGCACTGGCGGGCCGAGGCCGGGGCCGGCCGCCCACCCGTGGCCCGGATCGTCAACACCAGCAGCGGAGCCGGCCTGCTGGGCTCGGTCGGGCAGGGCAACTACAGCGCCGCCAAGGCCGGGATCGTCGGCCTGACCCTCGTCGCGGCGGCCGAACTCGCCCGCTACGGCGTCCAGGTCAACGCCGTCGCCCCGGCCGCCCGCACCCGCATGACGGAACGCGTCTTCGCCGCGGCCATGGCCGCACCGGACACGGGCTTCGACGCCATGGCCCCCGAGAACGTCTCCCCGCTGGTCGTCTGGCTCGGCTCCGCCGGGAGCGCGGGCGTGACCGGCCGCGTGTTCGGGGCGGAGGGCGGCCGGATCACCGTCATGGAGGGCTGGCGCCCGGGCCCCTCGGCCGACACGGGCGCCCGCCGGACCCCGGCCGAGGCGGGCGACACCGCGCTGAAGCTGGTGGCGCGGGCCGAGCCGCCGGGAGCGGTGTACGGCGCCAGGGAATGA
- a CDS encoding SDR family oxidoreductase, producing the protein MENSGHPPPEPVDDRRDGRVVVVTGGTRGVGAGIARAFAAAGARVLACARRPPERALPGVEFAPLDLRDPPAVRAFFAALPRLDVLVNNAGGTPYRLLTDADAERHARVIELNLLTPLTASLAAHGQLRRTRGCVVMVGSVSGGRPSPGSAAYGAAKAGLENLAASMAVEWAPEVRVNTLVVGMVRTEASAPHYGGPDGLAAVSRTVPLGRLATPADVAGAAVFLASGEAAYISGASLLVHGGGERPAFLDAAGTGTGHPTEGDTR; encoded by the coding sequence GTGGAAAACTCCGGACACCCCCCGCCCGAGCCTGTGGACGACCGGCGGGACGGCCGCGTCGTCGTCGTCACCGGCGGTACCCGGGGCGTGGGCGCCGGCATCGCCCGTGCCTTCGCCGCGGCCGGCGCCCGGGTCCTGGCCTGCGCCCGGCGCCCACCTGAACGGGCCCTGCCGGGCGTCGAGTTCGCCCCCCTGGACCTGCGCGACCCGCCCGCCGTGCGCGCGTTCTTCGCCGCCCTGCCCCGGCTCGACGTGCTGGTCAACAACGCGGGCGGCACCCCGTACCGCCTGCTGACGGACGCCGACGCCGAACGGCACGCCCGGGTCATCGAGCTGAACCTCCTCACCCCGCTCACCGCCTCCCTCGCCGCCCACGGGCAGCTCCGGCGCACCCGGGGCTGCGTCGTGATGGTCGGCAGCGTCAGCGGCGGCCGCCCCTCGCCCGGCTCGGCGGCCTACGGCGCGGCCAAGGCGGGACTGGAGAACCTGGCCGCCTCCATGGCGGTGGAGTGGGCGCCCGAGGTCCGGGTCAACACGCTGGTGGTCGGGATGGTCCGCACCGAGGCGTCCGCCCCGCACTACGGCGGCCCGGACGGCCTCGCCGCCGTCTCCCGGACCGTTCCGCTCGGCCGGCTCGCCACCCCCGCCGACGTGGCCGGGGCCGCCGTCTTCCTGGCCTCCGGCGAGGCCGCCTACATCAGCGGGGCGAGCCTGCTGGTGCACGGGGGCGGCGAGCGGCCCGCCTTCCTGGACGCGGCCGGCACCGGTACCGGACACCCCACCGAAGGAGACACCCGATGA